From the genome of Patescibacteria group bacterium:
TTTATTTCTTTCTCTATTTCCCTGAATTTTTTACTGATAATTCCAGGTTTCGCAACCACTAAAAAATCAAATCCCGATTGCTGTTTAAAAGCGATTTTCTTAAATATCTCTCTTAATTGCCTTTTTATCTTGTTTCTTAAAACGGCTTTTTTGGATATTTTTGAACTGACGACAAAGGTGAAGCGATTCGTATTTAGATTGTTTTTTGCGAACTTTAAAAAAATAAAATTCCCGGCTATATACGCGCCTTGCTTAAAAACTTTGTTAATATCGCTTTTTTTTCTTAAACGATTTTTAGAAGAAAGCATTTTATTTATACGGTCAGTTTTTTTCTGTTTTTTTCTCGCCTTCTGCTTATAATATTTCTTCCTGCTTTAGTTCTCATTCTTGTTCTGAATCCGTGGGATCTGCTTCTTTTTCTCTTTTTTGGCCTATATGTTAATCCTTGCTGTGCCATATATTATAAGATTAACAATAAATAAAATATCGGTCAAACCCCGCTTAGCAGGGTCAA
Proteins encoded in this window:
- the rnpA gene encoding ribonuclease P protein component encodes the protein MLSSKNRLRKKSDINKVFKQGAYIAGNFIFLKFAKNNLNTNRFTFVVSSKISKKAVLRNKIKRQLREIFKKIAFKQQSGFDFLVVAKPGIISKKFREIEKEINETFNSKNNKNISKKLF
- the rpmH gene encoding 50S ribosomal protein L34 — translated: MAQQGLTYRPKKRKRSRSHGFRTRMRTKAGRNIISRRREKNRKKLTV